TAAACGCCTAAATAGGTTTAATTTAGATACCTTAAAATACGGAGCCATTTTAGCTATTCCATTAATGATTAGTTTTTTTGCACAAACTATTGGCTTGCAATATACTAGTGCCTCTAAGGGTGGTTTTATTACTGGTTTATCGGTTGTTATTGTTCCTTTAATTTTAGCTGTAATACAAAGGCGCTTGCCTAGCTTTAATATTTTAATTGCTGTTGTTCTAGCAACAATGGGGCTGGCCTTTCTAACATTAGGAAATGGTTTGAGTCTTAATATTGGTGATGCCTGGGTTTTATTTTCGGCTCTGTTTTTTGCCACTTATATTATTATGGTTACACGCTGCAGTGGTAAAAGTGATGCTATATTATTATCAATAACTCAATTTTTTATATTTGGATTTTTGTGTTTTGTATATTCTGGTATTAAAGGAGAATTATATTTTCCCAGCGAATTTAAAGTTTGGCAGGCTATTATTTTTACCGCTTTATTTGCTACTGCATTTATGTACACGGTACAAAATTATTATCAGAAATATATATCAGAAATTACCACTTCTATTGTATTTTCATTTGAGCCTTTGTTTGCCGCAATTACTGCTTATTTTTATTTGAACGAAGCATTAAGCGAAAAAATAGTTATTGGTGGTTTGCTTATTTTTGCTGGTATATTGTTTGCTGAGATAAAACTAAATAAACGAAGCTTAAAAAAACTACTTGCTTTTATAAACAAATAGGTTCTTCTATGCTATTATAAATATTAGTAAGCAACTTATCGGGTTAAATAGCTATAAATCATATCCAATTTTTTTCGATGAAGAAATCACGAAAGTGCTATTAAAACGAGTAATATAATCGAATTTCGATAACTTTTCCTGAATAAAAAACTGGAAAGCATTCATATCTTTTACCATAATTTTAAGCATGGCATCAAAATTTCCTGAAGTAATGTAAAACTCCATTACTTCTGGTAAAGCCAGAGCTTCCTGCCTAAAATGATCTACAACATCGCGAGTGTGTTTGGTTATTGATATAGAGATAAAAACCACCATGCTGCGTTCTATTTTTTCGGAATCTAAAACAGCCACATAGTTTTTAATAATTCCACTTCGTTCCAATTTTTTTACCCTCTCGTAAACGGGTGTATTGCTAAGGTGTAATTTCTGTGCTAACTCTTTGATTGTGATTCTGCAATCTTGCTGAAGCAGCTCTAAAATTTTTCTGTCGGTATGGTCGAGACTTTCCATTGAAGAATATTTTTCTATTGATATTGGTATTTTATGTATTTGTAAAGATATAAATTCTTTGATATATCGTATTCCATAGATAAGTTTTCTGTATTTATTAAAAATACTGGTAAATAATTTCGTTAACAGCTACTTTTACAAGAGTAAATCTCTTGAGTGGATATTAGACAAAAGTCTGAGAAATGAGATTGATTTACGAATAACAACAAAAACTAAATATTGAGAGAGATACAAGATATCTCATATCTGAAATCTCTTATCTCAAACCTAACTAATATGAAAGAAATTAGATGGCACGGACGAGGAGGGCAAGGTGGATTCACTGCTTCTCGTTTGCTCGGAATTGCTGCCAGTGTTCATGGAGGAAAGCATGCTTTAGCTTTTCCATCCTTCGGACCCGAACGAAGAGGAGCTCCGGTATTGGCATTCACAAAAATTGATGATACGAAAATTCACGACCGTAGCGAAGTACAAAATAGCGACTATGTTGTGGTAATGGACGAAACCTTAATTGTACCGGGATTCGAAAAAGGAATTAGAGCAGGAGCTTGTATTCTAATTAATACTCGCGATGTTAACCAGTATAAAAATCAATTAAAAGATTTTGATTTGCATGGTATTGATGCAACATCTATGGCCATGGAAATTTTGGGCAGACCAATTACCAATACAGCTATGTATGGTGCTTTAGCTGCTGTATCGGGTCTGGTAAGCAAGGAAGCTGCAGTAGCAAGTATTCATACCGAAATGAAACCGAAACTGGCCGCAGTGAATGAGAAGATTGTAGAGAGAGCGTACGAATTAATTAACAATTAAGAATTAGTAATTAACAATTATTCGGAACTGATTTCTGGAGATTGAAATTATTAATTGTTCATTACTAATTGATAATTGAATAAGATGAACAGACCTAAACATACAGAATACATAAGTCCAACTCATATTGACGATTACCCAACAGGGCCACAATATAAAGCTGGATTTCTTCCTGAAACCAATGCAGGATGGAGAACTTTTAAACCAGTGGTAAATTACGATGAATGTATTTATTGCTTGCGTTGCTATTTGCTTTGTCCCGATGGAACCATAAAAAAGGAAGATGGCAAAATTACATTTGATTTAGATTATTGCAAAGGTTGTGGAGTGTGTGCTCACGAATGCCCAAAGAATGCAATTACAATGGTGAAGGAGTAAAATTTAAAGCTCCAAGTCTCAAGTTACAAGCTTCAAGTTTTTCAAAAGTTTATTTGAAGTTTTCTCCCTTTTAGGGAAGATCCCGACAGGGAGAGGGTGTTTTAAAAGCTGAAAGCTAACAGCTAATAGCTTGTTAATTTGAATTGATTGGCAAGCAAACTCAAAAAGATATTGATAGAGATGAAAAATAATAAGATTTTTATATCCGGTGATGAGGCAGTAGCTCAGGGCGTAAGGTTATCGCGTCCGCATGTGATTGCTGCTTATCCAATAACTCCGCAGACCATTACGGTTGAACGTTTGTCGGAAATGGTTGAGGCAGGAGAGATGGATGCTGAATACATGCATGTAGAGTCTGAACATTCCGCAATTTCAGCAACAATGGGTGCCAGTGCAGTGGGTGCCCGAACATTTACTGCATCATCTTCTCAGGGATTGTTGTACATGGCCGAAGGGCTTCATTATTGCAGCGGCGGACGCTGGCCTGTGGTAATGATGAATGCCAACCGCTCTGTTGCTTTGCCATGGAGTATTTATGGCGATCAGCGCGATTCTCTTTCATTGCTGGATTCGGGATGGATACAAGTATATGTTGAAGATGCTCAGGAAGCATTGGATATGATTATTCAGGCTTATAAAATTGCGGAGCATAAAGATGTGTTAACTCCAATGATGGTGAATTTGGATGGATTTATACTGACTCATACTTACGAGTTGGTTGAGATTCCTGAACAGGAAAAAGTAGATGAATTTTTACCTCCATTTCAAACACCGAATAAAATGTCGTTCGAAGAGCCAAAAAATCTTGGCTTTAGCTCTCGTCCCGACGATAATACCGAATTTAAATATCAGCAAAATAAAGCCATGCTCGATGCCATTGATGTAATAGGTAAATGTGATGAGGATTTCGCCAATACCTTTGGCAGAAAATATCACGGAATGGTAGAGGAATACATGTGTGAGGATGCCGATGTGGTATTACTTGCTTTGGGTAGTGTTTGCGGAACTGTTCGTGTTGTGGTTGATAAGCTTCGTGCAAAAGGCAAAAAAGTTGGATTGTTAAAAATCCGCTACATGCGTCCTTTCCCGGTTAAGGAAGTAAAAAATCTGGCAAAAAGAGTAAAAGCAATAGGTGTAATCGATAAAGATATTTCTTTCGGATACGAAGGAACTGTTTATACCAACGTAAACTCTGCCATTTCTCAAATCGATAAATATGTGTACAAAAGCAATTTTGTTGGCGGATTAGGTGGTCGTGATATCACCAAAACAGAAATTGAAGACATGTACAATAAACTGTATGCAGGATTGGAGAAAAACAGTGAAGAGACAGTAGAATTTTTCAGCTTAAATGTAGAAACCAATGACTAATTTAGTAGATATCCCAAAAGTGAATGCGAAAAACATGACCGAAAAGGAATTTTTCTATGGTCATAAGGCTTGCGCCGGATGTGGTGGAAGTATTGCCGTTCGCCTGGCGCTTAAGGTTTTGGGCGAGCGCACTTATACGGCATTACCAGCCGGGTGCATGTCGGCAGTAGGTTTTATTTTTCCGCAAATGGCATTTAATACCAATGCAATTATTACAAGCTTTCCGGGATCGGCAAGTATGGCAGCAGGTATTGCAGCCGGAGCCAAAGCTCTGGGGCAGAAAGATTTTAAAACCGTAGTGTTTGCTGGCGATGGTGGAACTGCAGATATTGGTTTTCAGGCTTTATCGGGTATGATAGATCGTAACGATGATGTTTTGTATATCTGCTACGACAATGAGGCATACATGAATACCGGAATTCAGAAAAGTGGATTAACTCCTTACGGAACCAAAACAACAACTACGCCAGCTGGTAAGAATATCCCGGGAACGGTAACTCACAAAAAGAATTTGTTCGAAATTATTGCTGCCCACGATATTGCCTATGCTGCAACGGCCAGTATTGGTTATCCTCAGGATTTTATTAACAAAGTGAACAAAGCCAAGCATACCAAAGGTGCAACTTTTATTCATGTATATGCATCCTGTCCTACAGGATGGGGAACGCCAACCGAAACATCGGTAGAAATTGCTAAAGATGCTGTTGACTGTGGTCTGATTTTTCTTGCAGAGTATGAAGATGGGGAGTATAAATTGAACCGAAATCCGAAGGAATTTAAATCGGTAAAAGATTATTTAAAAAAGCAGGCACGTTTTAAACACATGAGCGATGAGGATATTGACTGTGTAACACAACATCGCGATTACAAGTGGAAGAGAATGCGCAAAAACTGGTTGTAAATAAACGAATCTCTTTTGTATTGTAAACTGCTTATATATTACGAAAAGAGATAATATAAAATCACAAAACACAAAAACACAAAACACAAAAATTACAATATCATGATTAGCGATTTAAAAGGTACTTTTTCTCACATTAGTAACAATATTAAGCGATCGGCAATTCGTGAAATTTTAAAACTGACACAAAACCCCGAAGTAATTTCTTTTGCAGGCGGCTTACCTGCACCCGAATCGTTTCCGGTTGATAGTTTAGACGGATTAATTTCTGAAATGTTAAAAGAAGAGGGAGCTGCAGTTTTGCAATATGATGCTACCGAGGGGGTTACAGAATTAAGACAGCTGCTTTTAAAAAAATATCAAGACGAAGGAATTGAATGTTCTTTAGATAATTTAATTGTAACAACCGGATCGCAACAGGGGCTAGACCTGGTGGGTAAGGTTTTGGTGAACGAAGGCGACACTGTTATTTGTGGTTTGCCATCTTACCTTGGTGGTATTGGTGCTTTTCAGGCTTATGGTGCTAAAATGGCCGGTGTGCCAATGGATGATCAGGGGATGAGTGCCAATTTACTGGAAGCAAAATTAATAGAATTGGCAGAACAGGGCATTAAGCCAAAGTTTATTTATGTTATTCCCGATTTTCAGAATCCTACAGGAATTACCATGCCTAAATCGCGCCGCTTAGAAATTATAAAATTGGCACATAAATACGATGTATTAATTGTTGAGGATTGCCCTTATCGCGAAGTACGTTTCGAAGGCGAAGCACAGCCTATGATGTATGAGCTTGATAATGATGATCATGTTATGACACTGGGAACTTTCTCGAAAATTTTTGCTCCCGGACTTCGTATTGGTTGGATTTTAGGCCCCGAAGCGGTGAATGAGAAAATTGTAATTGCCAAGCAATCGGCCGATTTATGTACACCTACTTTTGTGCAGAAAATAGCTGTTCGTTATTTAAAATCGGGAGTGTTCGAAAGTAATTTGAAAAAAACAATCGATTTGTATCATCAGCGTCGCGATGTAATGCTTAGCGAGATGGAGAAATGCATGCCAAAAGGGGTAAGTTGGACGCATCCCGAAGGTGGAATGTTTTTGTTTATTACTTTACCTGATAATATGAACACTTTGGAATTATTCCACAAAGCAATTGAGAAAAAAGTAGCTTTTGTTACAGGTAATGTATTTTATTGCGATGGAAGCGGAACAAATACTATGCGTCTTAATTTTTCTTATGTAAATAATGAAAAGGCCAAAGAAGGTATAAAGCGACTGGCAAAAATTATCGAAGAAGAAATGGTAAAAAATACCAGTGAAATTCTTACAATATAGTAGTTTTTAAATCAATTTATTTATTGCTTAAATGCCCCAGATGTTCGATTTTACATTTGGGGTATTTTTTAATGTGTTAAATTATATGTAAAGCCAAGAATATTAACTCTAAAAAAAAATAGCTTTTAATTATGATTCTTAGATTAGTTTTTCTTAACTTATTAAGGAATTAGAATTTAACACGTTAATTCAAAATGGTGCATAAAGAAAAACCACATTCCTGTTCAGGTAATATCAGCAAAAGTAATATCGATTATAAAGCTTTAATCGATAACTCTCTTGATGTGGTTTGGAAAATGGATTTGAGAATGTGTTTTACCTATGTAAGTCCTTCTATATACACGCATACCGGATATACTGTAGAGGAATGGACAGGAAGTAAATTGTCGGATCATGCTACGCCAAAAGAGTACTATAAAATGGCACGAATAGCTTTGAGCGAAATACGACGATTAAAGAATCGACAAGCAGTACGATTTCAAACTGTAATGTTAAATAAAAAAGGGGAAGCAGTCGATTTTGAAATTGTTTCGAGAATTGTATGTGATAAAAATGGCACGCCGAAAGAGATTACAGGAAGTACGCGCAATATATCGGAGCGTATTAAGTACGAAAAAGAGATGAAGAAAAATAATCTGATTAAAGATAAATTTTTCTCTATTGTGGCGCATGATTTGAAAAGCTCCTTTGGTTCTATGTTGGGTTTTAGTGATTTACTGGTTGATATGGTAGAGAATATTGATGATGAAAAAGTGCGAAAATTCACTAATCTTTTAAATAATAACATACAAAATACTTACAACTATTTAAATAACTTATTGGAGTGGTCGCGATCGCAAACCAATAGTATTCAATATAATCCAGATTCTTTTAAATTTATCGATTTACTTAAGGAAGTATTTAATATTGTTAATTTGCAGGCTAAAATTAAATCGGTTACAATAAATTACGAAATTGATAAAGAACTAACAATATGGGCCGATTATAAAATGATAGAAACCGTTGTGCTTAATTTAATTACCAATGCAATAAAATATACCAAAAAGGGAGGAAGTATACTTATAAACGGAGAGCAAAGCTTGCACGAATTTAAATGTAGTGTTAGCGATAATGGTATTGGAATTTGTAAAGAAAGATTAAATAATATTTTTATAATTGAAGAGGCAAAAAGTACATTAGGAACAAATAACGAAACAGGAACTGGTCTTGGCCTTATTTTAAGTAAAGAATTTATTGAAAGACACAAAGGCAGCATAGGAGTTAAAAGCAAATTAAAAAAGGGATCTACTTTTTGGTTTTCTCTTCCAACTAAAAAAATATAAAAAATTATTGAGCCACTTTAAAGTGGTTTTTTTTATGGATTATTTTATTAATTACCCATCTGTTTTGTTTTTTTTGATTAATTTTTCTGCGAAATTTTAGCAATATCCTTAAGCTTATTTGTAATAAATATGAAAAATATAAATGCATCGCACACTCCGCTTTATCGTGAGGCCGGATTTAGTTTAAAAGATTCAAAAAGAACTAAACAAGCCTTTTTAGAAGAAATAGATCATCCGCACGAACCCGATAATTATATTTATTCGCGTTATCGTAATCCTACTACAGTAGCAGTTGAAAAGCAAATTATGGAACTGGAGAATTGCAAGTGGGCACTTCTTGTGGAAACTGGAATGGCCGCTATCGATGTTGCTGTATCGCTTTTTCAAAATGGAAAAGATTCTGGTCCTTACCTGTTTTTTAATGAAATATACGGAGGAACCAACTCTTTTATCGATACCGTATTAATAAAGCGAAGGAATATGGATATTCACCGGTTTTATGCAAGTAATGGTTTGTATAATCTTGGAGAACTAGAAAATATGCTTAAGGATATTAAGCCTGAATTTCTTTATTTCGAAGCTGTATCGAATCCAATGTTAATTGTTGCCGATGTAAAAAAAATTATGTCTCTGGCCAAACAATACAATTGTAAAATTATTGTTGATAATACTTTCGGAACTCCCTATTTATGGAAACCTTTGCTCGATGGGGCCGATTTAGTAATTCATTCGGCAACCAAATACCTGAGCGGACATGGCAATATAACAGCTGGTGTTATTTGTGGCAACAGTAAGGACTTAATGAAAGAAGCTATTGAGTATAGAAAATGGGCCGGACATTTCTTAAGTCCCGACGATGCTTATCGCTTGGGAACACAGCTAAAAACTTTCGAACTGCGCTTTAAACAGCATTGCAATAATGCTTTAATGCTGGCTGAGTATCTAGAAAATCATCCTAAAATAGAAGAGGTTTTATATCCTGGTTTGGAATCGCATCCAACAAGAAAAGAGGCAGTTAATTTATTTGGGAATAGAGGCTTTGGAGGAATGGTAACTTTCGATATTAAAGGAAATTCCGATGAGGATAAACGCGAGAAATGCAACAGCTTTATTGCTGCTCTTAAGAATAACATTCCTTTGGTACCAACACTTGGGGAAGTAGATACTATTCTTTTGCCGGTTGAGCCGGTTTGGGGCGCTAAATACCCATTGCCTGGTACTATTCGATTATCGGTAGGAATAGAAAATATTGATAAGCTAAAAAAATGGATTGGTGAGGCTTTGGAGAAT
This genomic interval from uncultured Marinifilum sp. contains the following:
- a CDS encoding DMT family transporter, with the translated sequence MNIKIKTILLLLLGTIFWGMTFVFIKDAVSLISVTNFLAYRFLLAALVLVFIFFKRLNRFNLDTLKYGAILAIPLMISFFAQTIGLQYTSASKGGFITGLSVVIVPLILAVIQRRLPSFNILIAVVLATMGLAFLTLGNGLSLNIGDAWVLFSALFFATYIIMVTRCSGKSDAILLSITQFFIFGFLCFVYSGIKGELYFPSEFKVWQAIIFTALFATAFMYTVQNYYQKYISEITTSIVFSFEPLFAAITAYFYLNEALSEKIVIGGLLIFAGILFAEIKLNKRSLKKLLAFINK
- a CDS encoding Lrp/AsnC family transcriptional regulator is translated as MESLDHTDRKILELLQQDCRITIKELAQKLHLSNTPVYERVKKLERSGIIKNYVAVLDSEKIERSMVVFISISITKHTRDVVDHFRQEALALPEVMEFYITSGNFDAMLKIMVKDMNAFQFFIQEKLSKFDYITRFNSTFVISSSKKIGYDL
- a CDS encoding 2-oxoacid:acceptor oxidoreductase family protein; protein product: MKEIRWHGRGGQGGFTASRLLGIAASVHGGKHALAFPSFGPERRGAPVLAFTKIDDTKIHDRSEVQNSDYVVVMDETLIVPGFEKGIRAGACILINTRDVNQYKNQLKDFDLHGIDATSMAMEILGRPITNTAMYGALAAVSGLVSKEAAVASIHTEMKPKLAAVNEKIVERAYELINN
- a CDS encoding 4Fe-4S binding protein; translated protein: MNRPKHTEYISPTHIDDYPTGPQYKAGFLPETNAGWRTFKPVVNYDECIYCLRCYLLCPDGTIKKEDGKITFDLDYCKGCGVCAHECPKNAITMVKE
- a CDS encoding transketolase C-terminal domain-containing protein translates to MKNNKIFISGDEAVAQGVRLSRPHVIAAYPITPQTITVERLSEMVEAGEMDAEYMHVESEHSAISATMGASAVGARTFTASSSQGLLYMAEGLHYCSGGRWPVVMMNANRSVALPWSIYGDQRDSLSLLDSGWIQVYVEDAQEALDMIIQAYKIAEHKDVLTPMMVNLDGFILTHTYELVEIPEQEKVDEFLPPFQTPNKMSFEEPKNLGFSSRPDDNTEFKYQQNKAMLDAIDVIGKCDEDFANTFGRKYHGMVEEYMCEDADVVLLALGSVCGTVRVVVDKLRAKGKKVGLLKIRYMRPFPVKEVKNLAKRVKAIGVIDKDISFGYEGTVYTNVNSAISQIDKYVYKSNFVGGLGGRDITKTEIEDMYNKLYAGLEKNSEETVEFFSLNVETND
- a CDS encoding thiamine pyrophosphate-dependent enzyme, whose product is MTNLVDIPKVNAKNMTEKEFFYGHKACAGCGGSIAVRLALKVLGERTYTALPAGCMSAVGFIFPQMAFNTNAIITSFPGSASMAAGIAAGAKALGQKDFKTVVFAGDGGTADIGFQALSGMIDRNDDVLYICYDNEAYMNTGIQKSGLTPYGTKTTTTPAGKNIPGTVTHKKNLFEIIAAHDIAYAATASIGYPQDFINKVNKAKHTKGATFIHVYASCPTGWGTPTETSVEIAKDAVDCGLIFLAEYEDGEYKLNRNPKEFKSVKDYLKKQARFKHMSDEDIDCVTQHRDYKWKRMRKNWL
- a CDS encoding PLP-dependent aminotransferase family protein; its protein translation is MISDLKGTFSHISNNIKRSAIREILKLTQNPEVISFAGGLPAPESFPVDSLDGLISEMLKEEGAAVLQYDATEGVTELRQLLLKKYQDEGIECSLDNLIVTTGSQQGLDLVGKVLVNEGDTVICGLPSYLGGIGAFQAYGAKMAGVPMDDQGMSANLLEAKLIELAEQGIKPKFIYVIPDFQNPTGITMPKSRRLEIIKLAHKYDVLIVEDCPYREVRFEGEAQPMMYELDNDDHVMTLGTFSKIFAPGLRIGWILGPEAVNEKIVIAKQSADLCTPTFVQKIAVRYLKSGVFESNLKKTIDLYHQRRDVMLSEMEKCMPKGVSWTHPEGGMFLFITLPDNMNTLELFHKAIEKKVAFVTGNVFYCDGSGTNTMRLNFSYVNNEKAKEGIKRLAKIIEEEMVKNTSEILTI
- a CDS encoding PAS domain-containing sensor histidine kinase; translated protein: MVHKEKPHSCSGNISKSNIDYKALIDNSLDVVWKMDLRMCFTYVSPSIYTHTGYTVEEWTGSKLSDHATPKEYYKMARIALSEIRRLKNRQAVRFQTVMLNKKGEAVDFEIVSRIVCDKNGTPKEITGSTRNISERIKYEKEMKKNNLIKDKFFSIVAHDLKSSFGSMLGFSDLLVDMVENIDDEKVRKFTNLLNNNIQNTYNYLNNLLEWSRSQTNSIQYNPDSFKFIDLLKEVFNIVNLQAKIKSVTINYEIDKELTIWADYKMIETVVLNLITNAIKYTKKGGSILINGEQSLHEFKCSVSDNGIGICKERLNNIFIIEEAKSTLGTNNETGTGLGLILSKEFIERHKGSIGVKSKLKKGSTFWFSLPTKKI
- a CDS encoding PLP-dependent aspartate aminotransferase family protein encodes the protein MKNINASHTPLYREAGFSLKDSKRTKQAFLEEIDHPHEPDNYIYSRYRNPTTVAVEKQIMELENCKWALLVETGMAAIDVAVSLFQNGKDSGPYLFFNEIYGGTNSFIDTVLIKRRNMDIHRFYASNGLYNLGELENMLKDIKPEFLYFEAVSNPMLIVADVKKIMSLAKQYNCKIIVDNTFGTPYLWKPLLDGADLVIHSATKYLSGHGNITAGVICGNSKDLMKEAIEYRKWAGHFLSPDDAYRLGTQLKTFELRFKQHCNNALMLAEYLENHPKIEEVLYPGLESHPTRKEAVNLFGNRGFGGMVTFDIKGNSDEDKREKCNSFIAALKNNIPLVPTLGEVDTILLPVEPVWGAKYPLPGTIRLSVGIENIDKLKKWIGEALENV